The following coding sequences are from one Parabacteroides pacaensis window:
- a CDS encoding pyruvoyl-dependent arginine decarboxylase, whose translation MVKKVGNLIPNTFFITKGSGESDLEKHAGSYHMALYDAGISDFNIMTYSSVIPATARLATMDEIDLPPFGSEMKTIMAVSHGYQDEFVSAGVVYAWMYKDENFDEKIGGLVCEVSGRYRIEELESRLIRVINDLHQKTYGKYYLGELNFITEGITIEKRYGTALAALCFIDFLQPEIED comes from the coding sequence ATGGTGAAAAAAGTAGGGAATTTAATTCCGAATACCTTTTTTATTACAAAGGGAAGTGGTGAATCTGATTTGGAAAAACATGCAGGTTCCTACCACATGGCTCTTTATGATGCCGGTATTTCAGATTTTAATATCATGACATATTCGTCTGTTATTCCTGCTACGGCACGTTTGGCAACGATGGACGAGATTGACTTGCCGCCTTTCGGTTCGGAAATGAAAACCATCATGGCTGTGTCACACGGATATCAGGATGAGTTCGTGTCGGCAGGTGTAGTATATGCGTGGATGTATAAAGACGAGAACTTCGATGAGAAAATTGGTGGACTGGTGTGTGAAGTAAGCGGTCGTTACCGTATTGAAGAGCTTGAATCCCGGTTGATTCGTGTAATTAATGATTTGCACCAGAAAACTTATGGTAAATATTATTTAGGCGAGTTGAATTTTATTACTGAAGGGATCACCATCGAAAAACGTTATGGTACGGCTTTAGCCGCTTTATGTTTTATAGATTTTCTCCAACCGGAAATAGAAGACTAA
- a CDS encoding TetR/AcrR family transcriptional regulator has protein sequence MIRLLTSPEEKILEAAKAVFVKKGFEAATMSDIAKEAGISRTALNYYYRTKDNLFEAIFGQLVQRFLPRLEQVADTPLPFLEKIEMITTQYINLLMESPLLPMFIVSEVNRDAEHLFEVVKKLKENDYTIFKIVTQINDEMEKGLLRKMPLIDIVTTFIGVTVFPVLARNLINILFMEGSDEKFFAYFKERKALVVEVMKGLLEPR, from the coding sequence ATGATTCGTTTATTAACTTCACCGGAAGAAAAAATCTTGGAAGCTGCTAAAGCCGTTTTTGTAAAGAAAGGCTTTGAAGCTGCTACCATGAGTGACATTGCTAAAGAAGCCGGAATTAGCCGGACAGCATTGAATTATTATTATCGTACAAAAGATAATTTGTTTGAAGCCATATTCGGCCAATTGGTACAAAGATTTTTACCTCGCTTAGAACAAGTGGCAGATACACCACTTCCTTTTTTAGAGAAAATAGAGATGATTACTACCCAATATATTAATTTATTGATGGAAAGCCCTCTATTGCCCATGTTCATTGTCAGTGAAGTAAATAGAGATGCCGAGCATCTATTCGAGGTAGTAAAAAAATTAAAAGAAAATGATTATACTATTTTTAAGATCGTAACGCAAATAAATGATGAAATGGAGAAAGGGCTTTTGCGAAAAATGCCTTTGATAGATATAGTAACTACTTTTATAGGAGTTACTGTATTTCCCGTTTTAGCGAGAAATCTTATTAATATTCTTTTTATGGAAGGGAGTGATGAAAAGTTTTTTGCCTATTTCAAAGAAAGAAAAGCTTTAGTGGTAGAGGTAATGAAAGGACTTCTGGAACCAAGGTAA
- a CDS encoding TolC family protein has protein sequence MKRFYGIWIAFFSVGVVCAQSDPISLEECYRWAKENYPLIRQYDLIRQSEEYTLDNASKGYLPQVAVNAKATYQNEVTKIPVSIQGLDVPTLSKDQYQVIAEVNQTIWDGGNIRSTKEVTKAKAEMDTRQVETQLYTLHDRINQLYFGILLHDALLNQNAILQTDLQVNIEKITSMMENGVANQSDLESMRVEWLNARQKEVELKSARQAYIQMLAVMTGKNLTENSILQLPGDVNPVTSEIRRPELQLYAAQDLLLDTQNKQITAGLMPRLGLFVQGGYGRPGLNMLDNDFSPFYVGGIRLSWNLGKLYTAKNDRRKLDTDRLSVNVQRATFLFNTRLQLTQQNTEIKKMSQLLETDNEIVTLRSSIRKSAEVKLENGIISVTDLIREINAEDQAKQTAVQHRIQRLQAIYNYKYVTNN, from the coding sequence ATGAAACGTTTTTATGGTATATGGATTGCATTTTTTTCGGTCGGGGTTGTTTGTGCCCAATCGGATCCAATAAGTTTGGAAGAATGTTATCGATGGGCTAAGGAAAATTATCCGCTCATACGGCAGTACGACCTGATCAGGCAATCGGAAGAATATACGTTGGATAATGCATCCAAAGGTTATCTTCCTCAAGTAGCAGTTAATGCCAAGGCAACCTATCAGAATGAGGTAACTAAAATACCTGTTTCCATTCAAGGGTTAGATGTTCCCACCCTTAGTAAAGACCAGTATCAGGTAATAGCTGAAGTGAACCAAACTATTTGGGATGGAGGTAATATACGGAGTACAAAAGAGGTAACCAAAGCAAAAGCTGAAATGGATACCCGGCAAGTGGAAACCCAATTATATACTCTTCACGACCGTATTAACCAACTCTATTTCGGTATTTTGCTGCACGATGCTTTGTTAAATCAGAATGCTATTTTACAAACAGATTTGCAAGTCAATATTGAGAAGATCACTTCCATGATGGAAAATGGAGTTGCTAATCAGTCTGATCTGGAATCGATGCGTGTAGAGTGGCTGAATGCCCGGCAGAAAGAAGTGGAATTAAAGTCTGCCCGGCAAGCCTATATCCAGATGCTTGCTGTGATGACAGGAAAAAATCTGACGGAAAATTCTATTTTACAACTACCTGGGGACGTAAATCCGGTAACATCGGAGATCCGGCGACCGGAATTACAGTTATACGCAGCCCAGGATTTATTGTTAGATACCCAAAACAAGCAGATTACAGCTGGGCTTATGCCCCGTTTGGGATTGTTTGTACAGGGCGGCTACGGACGTCCGGGCCTCAATATGTTGGACAATGACTTTTCACCTTTTTATGTAGGAGGTATCCGCCTATCTTGGAATTTAGGTAAATTATACACCGCGAAGAACGATCGTAGGAAGTTAGATACGGACCGCCTTTCGGTAAATGTACAAAGAGCTACCTTTCTCTTTAACACACGTCTGCAACTTACACAACAAAATACGGAAATCAAAAAGATGAGCCAATTGCTCGAAACGGATAATGAAATAGTAACTCTCCGCAGTAGCATCCGCAAATCTGCCGAAGTAAAATTGGAAAACGGAATTATTTCAGTTACAGACCTGATCCGTGAAATAAATGCGGAAGACCAGGCAAAGCAGACAGCCGTCCAGCATCGTATACAACGTCTGCAAGCGATATACAATTATAAATATGTGACTAATAATTAA
- a CDS encoding HlyD family secretion protein, whose translation MKSSGFTFLLLFLFSCHTGNNDFDATGSFEATEVIISSEASGRIMQFTIEEGTQLEADAKVGYIDSIQLYLKKKQLEASMNSIETRKPDIRKQIATIEQQIATARIEQRRMENLVQAKSANQKQLDDINENIKFLQKQLDAQHSALSKTTSGADREAESIEYQIRQLDDQLAKCRIMNPINGTVLAKYAEPNEVTTQGKPLYKIADTGNLFLRVYVTAAQLTQLKLGQAVKVYADFGKEDRRNYAGTITWISDKSEFTPKGIQTKDERVNLVYAVKIHVKNDGYLKIGQYGEVIF comes from the coding sequence ATGAAATCAAGTGGATTTACTTTCCTACTGCTTTTCCTATTCTCCTGCCACACAGGAAATAACGATTTTGATGCCACAGGTTCTTTTGAAGCTACCGAAGTAATTATCTCGTCCGAGGCATCAGGCCGTATCATGCAGTTTACTATAGAAGAAGGTACTCAGCTAGAAGCAGATGCCAAGGTAGGATATATTGATAGTATTCAGCTTTATTTGAAAAAGAAACAATTGGAAGCGAGCATGAACTCCATAGAAACCCGCAAACCGGATATCCGTAAACAGATTGCTACGATTGAACAACAAATCGCCACGGCCCGGATTGAACAACGGCGTATGGAAAACTTGGTACAGGCGAAAAGCGCCAATCAGAAGCAGTTGGACGATATTAATGAGAATATCAAATTCTTGCAGAAACAGTTGGATGCACAACATTCCGCTTTGTCTAAAACGACTTCCGGAGCTGACCGGGAAGCTGAAAGCATCGAGTACCAAATAAGGCAACTCGACGACCAGCTGGCTAAATGCCGGATTATGAATCCTATTAACGGGACTGTCCTGGCCAAATATGCCGAACCCAATGAAGTTACCACCCAGGGAAAACCTCTTTACAAAATTGCCGATACCGGGAACCTTTTCCTCCGGGTATATGTTACGGCAGCTCAACTTACGCAACTTAAATTAGGACAAGCCGTAAAAGTATATGCTGATTTTGGAAAAGAAGACCGGCGCAATTATGCCGGAACTATCACTTGGATATCCGATAAATCGGAGTTTACCCCAAAAGGAATCCAGACGAAAGACGAACGGGTGAATCTGGTATATGCCGTGAAAATCCATGTCAAGAATGACGGATACTTGAAAATAGGACAATACGGAGAAGTAATATTCTGA
- a CDS encoding ABC transporter ATP-binding protein, which yields MTTRSDIILRSIGKSYSTGKHTPPVEALKDISFHVRPGELFGMIGPDGAGKTTLFRILTTLLLADKGHASVAGYDIVKDYKEIRRKVGYMPGRFSLYQDLTVEENLTFFATVFHTTIKENYELVKDIYIQIEPFKHRKAGKLSGGMKQKLALSCALIHKPEVLFLDEPTTGVDPVSRREFWDMLDRLKQQGITILVSTPYMDEANRCDRIALIRAGKLLSVDTPENICHKFEGQLWAVRADSMYRLLGDLRAYPGVISCYAFGDFHHLAVKEGTFDVRTLQAVLEQKGYKEIQINPIVPSVEDTFMSL from the coding sequence ATGACAACACGATCGGATATTATCCTCCGGAGCATCGGCAAATCCTATTCTACCGGCAAACATACCCCTCCGGTAGAAGCCTTAAAAGATATTTCTTTCCACGTCCGTCCCGGCGAGCTATTTGGTATGATAGGACCTGACGGAGCAGGAAAGACCACTCTTTTTCGTATCCTTACCACTTTGCTGCTGGCAGATAAAGGACATGCCTCTGTTGCCGGATACGATATAGTGAAAGATTATAAGGAAATTCGCCGGAAAGTAGGCTATATGCCCGGTCGTTTTTCGCTCTATCAGGATCTTACGGTAGAAGAAAATCTTACCTTCTTTGCGACTGTATTTCATACCACTATCAAAGAAAATTACGAATTGGTAAAAGACATCTACATTCAAATAGAACCTTTCAAACACAGGAAAGCAGGAAAACTTTCCGGAGGCATGAAGCAGAAGCTGGCTTTAAGTTGTGCATTGATCCATAAACCCGAAGTCCTTTTTCTGGATGAACCTACTACGGGAGTCGATCCTGTTTCACGCCGTGAATTCTGGGATATGCTCGACCGCTTGAAGCAGCAGGGAATTACCATCCTGGTCTCTACCCCTTATATGGACGAGGCTAACCGATGTGACCGTATTGCCCTGATCCGTGCCGGAAAACTTCTGTCTGTAGATACTCCGGAGAATATTTGCCATAAGTTTGAAGGACAGCTTTGGGCTGTCCGGGCTGACTCCATGTATCGTTTACTAGGCGATTTGCGTGCTTACCCCGGAGTGATAAGTTGTTATGCTTTTGGCGACTTTCATCACCTGGCAGTAAAAGAAGGAACTTTCGATGTCCGTACCTTGCAGGCGGTATTGGAACAAAAAGGATATAAAGAAATTCAAATAAACCCGATCGTACCTTCCGTAGAAGATACTTTTATGTCATTATAA
- a CDS encoding ABC transporter ATP-binding protein — protein MNVIKTTRLTKKFGSFTAVDHISFSVEQGEIFGFLGANGAGKTTAMRMLCGLLRPTSGEGEVAGYDIYTQTEQIKRNIGYMSQKFSLYDDLKVWENIRLYGGIYGLSEKQIREKTAELLAVLELENERNTLVASLPLGWKQKLAFSVAILHEPKVVFLDEPTGGVDPVTRRRFWELIYQAAIERGITVFVTTHYMDEAEYCNRVSIMVDGRIEALDTPKRLKQEFSATSMNDVFQQLARHATRKAD, from the coding sequence ATGAATGTAATAAAAACGACACGGCTTACCAAGAAATTCGGTTCGTTTACAGCGGTAGACCATATTTCTTTTTCCGTGGAACAAGGGGAGATATTCGGTTTCCTGGGAGCTAACGGAGCGGGTAAAACTACCGCTATGCGTATGCTTTGCGGTTTGCTGCGTCCCACTTCAGGAGAAGGGGAAGTGGCCGGATATGATATTTATACTCAAACGGAGCAAATAAAACGCAATATCGGATATATGAGCCAGAAGTTCTCCCTGTACGATGATTTGAAAGTATGGGAAAACATCCGCTTATACGGAGGAATTTACGGTTTATCCGAAAAACAGATCCGGGAAAAGACAGCAGAACTTCTGGCTGTCCTTGAATTGGAAAACGAACGGAATACCTTAGTGGCTTCTCTTCCGTTAGGTTGGAAACAAAAGCTAGCTTTTTCCGTGGCCATTCTTCACGAACCGAAAGTCGTTTTTTTAGATGAACCTACCGGAGGAGTGGATCCTGTAACGCGTCGCCGTTTTTGGGAACTGATTTACCAGGCAGCGATAGAACGAGGTATCACCGTTTTTGTCACTACTCACTATATGGACGAAGCCGAATACTGTAACCGCGTCTCTATTATGGTAGACGGAAGAATCGAGGCACTCGATACGCCGAAACGCCTGAAGCAGGAATTTTCCGCCACTTCTATGAACGATGTTTTCCAACAGTTGGCACGCCATGCCACCCGTAAAGCAGATTAA
- a CDS encoding ABC transporter permease produces the protein MKQFLSFIRKEFYHIFRDKVTMLILLIIPIILVILFGFAITTEIRSVNVAIFDQSKDEFSRQIVQHIEASEYFNLYGNVSTLEEAERLFRQGKARMIIVFPSQFQQTMLHERNVQIQLLADATDPNEATTLVQYIRSIVASCLPAMPSGEKVQVIPQVKLLYNPLMKGSYNFVPGVMGLILMLICALMTSVGVVKEKEMGTMEILLVSPMKPVYIILAKAAPYLLLSMINITTILLLSYFLLKVPIVGSVALLFLLSVIYAIVALSLGLLISTITNTQQAAMLVSSVALMLPVILLSGMMFPIENMPVPFQIVSNIVPARWYIIAVKDVMIKGLGIGSILKELLILSGMAVVLVTVSVSRFKNRLE, from the coding sequence ATGAAACAGTTTCTATCTTTTATAAGAAAAGAGTTTTACCATATCTTCCGGGATAAAGTAACGATGCTCATTTTGCTTATTATACCTATTATCCTGGTTATTTTATTCGGCTTTGCCATAACTACCGAGATACGAAGTGTAAATGTGGCGATATTCGATCAGTCGAAAGACGAGTTCAGCCGGCAAATCGTACAGCACATCGAGGCGAGCGAATATTTTAACCTGTACGGAAATGTATCTACTCTCGAGGAAGCCGAACGACTTTTCCGGCAAGGGAAAGCCCGAATGATAATTGTTTTTCCTTCGCAGTTTCAACAAACTATGCTCCATGAAAGGAACGTACAAATCCAACTTCTGGCAGATGCTACCGATCCCAATGAAGCAACTACCTTGGTACAATACATCCGGTCTATCGTAGCTTCTTGTTTACCTGCCATGCCGTCCGGAGAAAAAGTACAGGTTATTCCGCAAGTAAAGCTGCTTTATAACCCCTTGATGAAAGGTTCGTACAATTTTGTTCCCGGCGTAATGGGACTTATCTTGATGCTGATCTGCGCTTTGATGACCTCCGTTGGGGTAGTGAAAGAAAAGGAAATGGGCACGATGGAAATACTACTGGTCTCACCTATGAAACCGGTTTATATTATTTTGGCAAAAGCAGCACCTTATTTGCTTTTGTCCATGATTAATATCACTACGATACTGTTACTCTCTTACTTTTTGTTGAAAGTACCCATCGTAGGAAGTGTAGCGTTGCTGTTCTTGTTGTCGGTGATTTATGCTATTGTGGCATTGAGCCTGGGATTGTTGATTTCTACCATTACGAATACACAGCAGGCAGCCATGCTGGTATCGTCGGTAGCTCTGATGCTGCCGGTTATTTTGCTATCAGGCATGATGTTCCCGATAGAAAATATGCCTGTACCGTTTCAGATAGTTTCCAATATCGTTCCTGCACGGTGGTATATTATTGCCGTTAAGGATGTGATGATTAAAGGGCTAGGTATAGGTTCCATACTGAAAGAACTTCTTATTCTTAGCGGTATGGCGGTTGTGTTGGTTACGGTTAGTGTTTCACGCTTTAAAAACAGGCTAGAGTAA
- a CDS encoding ABC transporter permease — MLKYLLEKEFKQIKRDKFLPRIIFIIPLVQLLLLPFAANFEMKNINVNIVDNDRSEYSRRLVEKVLSSGYFRLAASSASYNDALRTVESDEADLILEIPLYFGRNLLRDGHAGLSMVANAINGTKGGLGTSYLASIIQDFIREIEMERGDGFSSAPIEIIAVNRFNPYLNYKAYMVPGIMVFLLTIISCFLSAMNIVSEKEKGTIEQINVSPVPRSVFILSKLLPFWIIGFILLTLSMIIAYIIYGLFPVGNLGVIYLFAGIYLIAFTGLGLGISSLASTVQQAMFSAFFFFIIFALMSGLFTPISSMPEWAQTMTLFNPLRYAVEVVRSVYLKGSGLVDLLPQFGAVVGFAILFNVAAILAYKKN; from the coding sequence ATATTGAAATATCTGCTTGAAAAAGAATTTAAGCAAATCAAAAGAGATAAGTTCCTTCCGAGGATTATTTTCATTATTCCGTTAGTACAACTCCTGTTGTTGCCTTTTGCAGCCAATTTCGAAATGAAAAATATCAACGTAAATATCGTGGATAACGACCGTTCGGAGTATTCGCGCAGACTGGTGGAAAAGGTGCTTTCGTCCGGTTATTTCCGCCTTGCAGCATCGTCGGCTTCTTACAACGATGCGCTCCGTACAGTCGAAAGCGACGAGGCTGACCTTATTCTGGAAATTCCTCTTTACTTCGGACGGAATTTACTGCGTGACGGTCACGCCGGCCTTTCTATGGTAGCCAACGCTATTAACGGCACTAAAGGAGGTTTGGGCACTTCTTATCTGGCATCTATTATACAGGATTTCATCCGGGAAATAGAAATGGAACGTGGGGACGGCTTCTCTTCGGCTCCGATAGAAATAATAGCTGTTAACCGTTTCAATCCTTATTTAAATTATAAGGCATATATGGTGCCGGGTATTATGGTGTTCTTGCTGACAATTATTTCATGTTTTCTCTCGGCTATGAATATTGTAAGTGAAAAAGAAAAAGGAACCATCGAACAGATTAACGTGTCGCCCGTGCCGCGTTCCGTATTTATCCTCTCCAAATTGCTTCCTTTCTGGATTATCGGTTTTATACTGTTGACGTTAAGCATGATCATTGCCTATATCATTTACGGCCTTTTCCCTGTAGGTAACTTGGGAGTAATTTACCTTTTTGCCGGTATTTATTTAATTGCTTTTACGGGATTAGGCCTAGGTATTTCATCACTAGCTTCTACCGTGCAACAGGCTATGTTCAGCGCATTCTTCTTTTTTATCATTTTTGCTTTGATGAGCGGTTTGTTTACTCCCATCAGTAGTATGCCGGAATGGGCACAAACGATGACATTATTCAACCCTTTACGATATGCCGTGGAAGTGGTGCGGTCAGTATATTTAAAAGGAAGCGGGCTGGTGGATTTGTTGCCGCAGTTCGGGGCAGTGGTAGGTTTTGCCATTCTTTTTAATGTAGCAGCAATCTTGGCATATAAAAAGAATTAG
- a CDS encoding cobyric acid synthase: MKRKLRPVMFVGTCSDAGKSILNTAFCRIFLQDGYTPAPFKAQNMSLNSYSTPEGGELGRAQAVQAEACRIAPHTDMNPVLLKPTHEKSSQVVLNGKPVGNMSAKEYFGKQNNKDNLFREAIAAFNRLQERYNPIVLEGAGSISEINLRDRDITNMRMATKAGAATFLVADIDRGGVFASVFGSIYLLPPEEKALMKGIIINKFRGDASLFEEGKQILEKLTGIPVVGVIPYFTDIKIEEEDSVALEMKQNSYQQGKINVAIILLRHLSNFTDFDVLEMDSRFNPYYTNNIEEIEKADIIILPGSKNTIADLQALHFNGIARAIVRAYKAGKKVIGICGGYQMMGARIEDPQGIEGDTAIIPGLGILPQCTVIGKEKVTLQSQFYFRDEPTTVCNGYEIHMGHTFLIGNATENPVAFLKDGRKDGYYLNDSCWGSYLHGILDNSVVLNHLAAGLIQESTRTFDYARFKDEQYDKLAEHVRKNVDMEYIYSVL; encoded by the coding sequence GTGAAAAGGAAACTTAGACCTGTTATGTTTGTCGGCACTTGTTCCGATGCCGGGAAAAGTATTCTAAATACAGCTTTTTGCCGCATCTTTTTACAAGACGGATACACGCCTGCTCCATTCAAAGCGCAAAATATGTCGCTTAACTCCTACTCTACTCCGGAAGGCGGCGAGTTGGGACGGGCACAAGCCGTACAAGCAGAGGCATGCCGTATTGCCCCGCATACAGATATGAACCCGGTACTTCTAAAACCTACACACGAAAAAAGTTCGCAGGTTGTATTAAACGGCAAACCGGTAGGAAATATGTCAGCAAAAGAGTATTTTGGAAAGCAGAATAACAAAGACAATTTGTTCCGGGAAGCTATTGCTGCTTTTAACCGTTTGCAAGAAAGGTACAATCCCATTGTACTGGAAGGAGCCGGAAGTATCTCCGAAATAAATCTACGAGACCGGGATATCACCAATATGCGGATGGCGACAAAAGCCGGAGCTGCTACTTTTCTAGTGGCCGATATTGACCGAGGTGGGGTATTTGCTTCCGTATTCGGAAGCATATATCTCCTTCCGCCCGAAGAAAAAGCCCTCATGAAAGGAATCATTATTAATAAATTCCGGGGAGATGCGTCATTGTTTGAAGAAGGAAAACAAATACTGGAAAAATTGACAGGCATTCCCGTAGTAGGTGTAATTCCTTATTTCACGGATATCAAGATAGAAGAAGAAGATTCGGTTGCGTTGGAAATGAAACAAAATTCTTATCAGCAGGGAAAAATCAATGTGGCAATTATCTTACTACGGCATTTATCTAATTTCACAGATTTCGATGTTCTTGAAATGGATAGCCGTTTCAATCCGTACTATACGAATAATATAGAAGAAATCGAGAAAGCTGATATCATTATTCTTCCGGGATCGAAAAATACCATTGCCGATTTACAGGCTTTGCATTTCAACGGAATAGCCCGCGCAATTGTCCGTGCTTATAAAGCGGGGAAAAAAGTGATCGGTATTTGCGGAGGATACCAAATGATGGGAGCACGTATAGAAGATCCGCAGGGAATTGAAGGGGATACGGCCATTATTCCCGGACTGGGTATTTTACCTCAATGTACAGTGATCGGGAAAGAGAAGGTTACGCTTCAAAGCCAGTTCTATTTCCGGGATGAGCCTACTACCGTATGCAACGGGTATGAAATACACATGGGCCACACGTTTTTAATAGGGAATGCCACAGAAAATCCTGTCGCCTTCTTAAAAGACGGGCGCAAAGACGGTTATTACCTGAATGATTCCTGTTGGGGAAGCTACCTGCACGGTATCTTGGATAATAGTGTCGTATTAAATCATTTAGCAGCCGGGCTCATCCAAGAATCTACCCGCACATTCGATTATGCCAGGTTTAAAGACGAGCAATATGATAAGCTGGCAGAGCATGTAAGAAAAAATGTAGATATGGAGTATATTTATTCAGTGCTATAG
- a CDS encoding acyltransferase, protein MKRIVFLDYVRVFACFLVIVVHASENFYGAPGSTDMAGPQSFLASEADRLWVSIYDGFSRMAVPLFMIVSAYLLAPLKEGQTSWQFYRQRSLRILPPFFIFMVLYSTLPMLWGQLDGATSLKDLSRIFLNFPTLAGHLWFMYPLISLYLFMPVISPWLKKATPKEELFFIGLFLISTCIPYLNRWCGEVWGQCFWNEYHMLWYFSGYLGYLVLAHYIRVHLTWSRSKRFRVGLVAMIVGAAWTIYSFYIQAIPGELHVTPVIEIGWAFCTINCVILTAGTFLLFTCINRPKSPQLITEMSKLSYGMYLMHIFWLGLWVTVFKQMMPLPTVAAIPCIAVSTFICCFVTAKIISFLPGSKWIIG, encoded by the coding sequence ATGAAACGTATCGTTTTCTTAGATTATGTACGCGTGTTTGCATGTTTCCTTGTAATAGTTGTGCACGCCAGTGAAAATTTTTATGGAGCTCCCGGTTCCACAGACATGGCAGGGCCGCAATCCTTCCTGGCCAGTGAAGCTGACAGGTTGTGGGTGTCTATCTACGACGGATTCTCACGCATGGCAGTCCCCTTGTTCATGATTGTTTCCGCCTATCTTCTCGCACCGCTAAAAGAGGGGCAAACCTCATGGCAATTCTACCGTCAGCGCAGCCTCCGCATTTTACCGCCGTTTTTCATATTTATGGTATTGTACAGCACCTTGCCTATGTTGTGGGGACAGTTAGATGGAGCAACATCTTTAAAGGACTTATCGAGAATATTCCTGAATTTTCCTACATTGGCGGGACATTTGTGGTTCATGTATCCTCTTATCAGTCTTTACTTATTTATGCCCGTAATATCTCCCTGGTTGAAGAAAGCTACGCCGAAAGAGGAACTTTTCTTTATCGGGTTGTTTCTGATATCCACGTGCATACCGTATCTTAACCGTTGGTGCGGTGAAGTGTGGGGACAATGTTTTTGGAATGAATATCACATGTTATGGTATTTTTCAGGTTATTTAGGATACCTGGTGTTGGCACATTACATACGTGTTCACCTTACCTGGAGCCGTTCCAAACGTTTCCGTGTAGGACTTGTTGCCATGATCGTCGGGGCTGCATGGACCATCTATTCTTTCTATATCCAAGCTATACCGGGAGAACTTCATGTCACACCCGTAATAGAAATAGGGTGGGCTTTCTGCACCATCAACTGTGTGATTCTTACTGCGGGCACCTTCCTTCTTTTTACATGTATAAATCGCCCGAAGTCCCCACAGCTCATAACAGAAATGTCGAAATTAAGCTATGGCATGTATCTTATGCACATATTTTGGCTTGGTTTATGGGTAACCGTGTTCAAGCAAATGATGCCATTGCCTACTGTTGCCGCCATACCGTGCATTGCAGTGAGTACATTTATCTGTTGTTTCGTCACGGCAAAAATTATCTCATTTTTACCGGGTAGTAAATGGATAATAGGATAA